One segment of Salvia splendens isolate huo1 chromosome 20, SspV2, whole genome shotgun sequence DNA contains the following:
- the LOC121781861 gene encoding uncharacterized protein LOC121781861, translated as MEKEMEKEQRRRKIIARGTDRMALITGRINALNPDPISKCSTFSANRSDLPPPQHSRSSSEPLSANDQTFFQSGGCEVPTVKGNPVEEASSTGKDSRSRDLEVRKRDQKELTAALASKNVQIPHNHLLKLLRLINAQAVNSSLSSSEDARAICSALLGLAVVVFQIIHHYAVVKPESLVMFSPLLVVALTDFVIVVVSQARSNKEEEGKYEDEDDGSLDGAVKLLELGLVLHQMIYAIFVDCSFYLVVVILGLSLV; from the exons atggagaAAGAGATGGAGAAAGAGCAGCGGCGGAGGAAGATAATCGCGCGCGGCACAGATCGCATGGCGCTGATAACGGGTCGGATCAACGCACTCAATCCGGATCCGATTTCAAAGTGCTCTACCTTCTCCGCCAACCGCTCCGATCTTCCCCCGCCGCAGCATTCCCGCTCCTCATCCGAGCCTCTCTCCGCAAACGACCAAACCTTCTTCCAATCCG GTGGATGCGAGGTTCCTACTGTAAAAGGCAATCCTGTTGAGGAAGCGTCATCTACAGGAAAGGATTCGAGAAGCAGAGATTTGGAAGTGCGCAAGCGCGATCAGAAGGAGTTAACAGCTGCATTGGCATCGAAAAATGTACAAATACCTCACAATCACTTGCTCAAACTTCTCCGCCTAATCAATGCACAGGCCGTGAATTCTAGCCTCTCGTCCTCGGAGGATGCACGAGCAATCTGTTCCGCGCTGCTAGGCCTTGCCGTGGTTGTGTTCCAAATCATCCATCACTACGCGGTAGTTAAGCCAGAGAGCCTCGTCATGTTTAGCCCTCTTTTGGTGGTGGCACTGACTGACTTTGTCATAGTCGTGGTGAGTCAGGCACGATCGAACAAGGAGGAAGAGGGTAAGTACGAGGATGAGGATGATGGTAGCTTGGACGGAGCTGTGAAGCTGCTGGAATTGGGGTTGGTTTTGCACCAGATGATCTATGCTATCTTCGTAGACTGCAGTTTCTACTTGGTGGTTGTCATACTTGGCCTTTCTCTGGTGTAA
- the LOC121782427 gene encoding heat shock 70 kDa protein 15-like gives MSVVGFDFGNESSVVAVARQRGIDVVLNDESKRETPSLVCFGDKQRFLGTAGAASSLMNPKNTISQIKRLIGRQFSDPELQRDLKSLPFSVTEGPDGYPLIHARYLGESKAFTPTQVLGMLFSNLKSIAEKNLNAAVVDCCIGIPVYFTDLQRRAVIDAATIAGLHPLRLIHETTATALAYGIYKTDLPENEPMNVAFVDAGHASMQVCIAAFKKGQLKILAHSFDRSLGGRDFDEALFQHFAAKFKDEYKIDVYQNAKACLRLRAGCEKLKKVLSANPEAPLSIECLMDDKDVRGHIKRDEFEQISIPILERVKKPLEKALADAGLTVENIHSVEVVGSGSRVPAMIKILTEFFGMEPRRTMNASECVAKGCALQCAILSPTFKVREFQVTESFPFPISLSWKAPAGDTQNGAGDNLQSTIVFPKGNPIPSMKALTFYRSETFTLDVQYADVSELQAPAKISQYTIGPFQSKNGEKAKLKVKVRLNLHGIVSVESATLLEEEEEVQVPVAKESNKEPAKMETDELPADPSPPCATDVNMDDSKTEVPAAENGVPESGVQMETDVKVEAPKKKVNKKTVPVSEVVLGALTAPDVQKAVEKEFEMALQDRVMEETKDKKNAVESYVYDMRNKLHDKYHDFVTDSERDQLIIRLQEVEDWLYEDGEDETKGVYVAKLEELKKQGDPIEERFKEHTERGSVIDQLAHCINSYKEAAISTDPKFEHIDVTEKQKVLNQCVDAEAWLREKQQQQDSLPKHANPVLLNSEVKKKAEAIDRFCRPIMTKPKQKPKPKPAKSATPEPTSPASSQGSESQSQSQGDNNAGSSPGQNTEAGAGQEASTEPMEMDKPEGSQNV, from the exons ATGAGTGtggttggttttgattttggaaaTGAGAGTTCTGTTGTTGCCGTTGCAAGGCAGAGAGGTATTGATGTAGTGCTTAACGATGAATCAAAGAGGGAAACTCCTTCTCTTGTATGCTTTGGAGACAAGCAGCGGTTCCTCGGGACAGCAGGTGCTGCATCAAGTTTGATGAATCCAAAAAATACAATATCTCAAATAAAGAGGCTGATTGGACGCCAGTTTTCTGATCCGGAGCTGCAGCGTGATCTGAAGTCATTGCCTTTCTCGGTGACTGAAGGGCCTGATGGTTATCCCTTAATACATGCTCGGTATTTGGGAGAAAGTAAGGCGTTTACGCCTACTCAGGTATTGGGAATGCTGTTTTCCAATTTGAAGAGCATTGCAGAAAAGAACTTGAATGCAGCGGTTGTAGATTGTTGCATTGGAATACCTGTTTATTTTACTGATCTCCAGAGGAGGGCTGTGATTGATGCAGCCACCATTGCTGGTTTACACCCCCTTCGTCTTATTCATGAGACTACTGCTACTGCTTTGGCTTATGGTATTTATAAGACTGATCTACCAGAAAATGAACCAATGAATGTCGCTTTCGTTGATGCGGGGCATGCCAGTATGCAAGTTTGTATTGCAGCATTCAAGAAAGGCCAGCTTAAAATTTTGGCTCACTCATTTGATCGTTCCTTGGGTGGAAGAGATTTTGATGAAGCTCTTTTCCAGCATTTTGCTGCAAAATTCAAGGATGAATACAAGATTGATGTTTACCAGAATGCAAAGGCTTGTCTAAGGCTTCGTGCAGGTTGTGAAAAATTGAAGAAGGTTCTTAGTGCTAACCCTGAAGCACCTCTCAGCATTGAATGCTTGATGGATGATAAAGATGTAAGAGGCCATATTAAGAGAGATGAGTTTGAGCAAATTAGTATCCCAATTTTGGAGCGTGTGAAGAAGCCGCTGGAGAAGGCTCTAGCAGATGCTGGACTGACTGTTGAGAATATACATTCAGTTGAAGTTGTGGGATCAGGCTCTCGAGTCCCTGCTATGATTAAGATTTTGACCGAGTTCTTCGGGATGGAGCCGAGGCGAACAATGAATGCAAGTGAATGTGTTGCCAAAGGCTGTGCTTTACAATGTGCTATCCTTAGTCCTACATTTAAAGTTCGGGAATTCCAG GTCACTGAGAGCTTCCCATTCCCCATTTCTCTGTCATGGAAAGCTCCTGCCGGAGATACGCAAAATGGAGCGGGTGATAATCTGCAGAGCACCATTGTATTTCCGAAGGGAAACCCAATACCCAGCATGAAAGCCTTGACTTTCTACAGGTCTGAGACCTTCACATTAGATGTACAATATGCTGATGTTAGTGAGTTGCAAGCTCCAGCAAAGATCAGCCAGTACACG ATTGGACCATTTCAGTCCAAAAATGGTGAGAAGGCAAAATTGAAAGTCAAAGTTCGTCTTAATCTTCATGGTATTGTGTCTGTTGAATCTGCAACG CtgcttgaagaagaagaagaagtacAAGTTCCAGTTGCTAAAGAGTCTAACAAAGAGCCCGCTAAAATGGAGACTGATGAACTTCCTGCTGACCCTTCTCCTCCATGTGCGACTGATGTAAACATGGATGATTCTAAAACTGAAGTTCCTGCTGCTGAAAATGGTGTCCCGGAGTCGGGCGTTCAGATGGAGACAGATGTCAAG GTGGAGGCTCCAAAGAAGAAGGTTAACAAGAAAACTGTGCCTGTGTCAGAAGTTGTATTGGGAGCTCTTACTGCTCCGGATGTGCAAAAGGCTGTGGAGAAGGAATTTGAGATGGCTTTGCAGGATCGTGTCATGGAGGAAACCAAAGACAAGAAGAACGCAGTCGAGTCATATGTTTATGATATGAGGAATAAA CTTCACGACAAGTATCATGATTTTGTAACGGATTCAGAGCGAGACCAATTGATAATCAGACTCCAGGAGGTAGAAGACTGGTTATATGAGGACGGTGAAGATGAAACCAAAGGTGTATATGTTGCCAAGCTGGAGGAGCTCAAGAAG CAAGGTGATCCTATAGAGGAGCGCTTCAAGGAGCACACCGAGAGGGGATCTGTGATAGACCAACTTGCTCATTGCATCAATAGTTACAAGGAGGCAGCAATATCCACTGACCCCAAGTTCGAGCATATTGATGTGACGGAGAAGCAAAAG GTTTTGAACCAATGCGTGGATGCTGAAGCTTGGTTGAGAGAGAAACAACAGCAACAAGATTCACTTCCAAAGCACGCAAACCCAGTTTTACTGAATTCTGAAGTGAAGAAAAAGGCTGAAGCCATCGATAG GTTTTGCCGGCCAATAATGACGAAGCCGAAGCAGAAGCCAAAGCCAAAGCCAGCAAAATCAGCCACTCCGGAGCCAACCTCTCCAGCTTCATCCCAAGGCAGCGAGTCTCAGTCTCAGTCTCAAGGGGATAACAATGCTGGTTCCAGCCCCGGCCAAAACACGGAAGCAGGGGCCGGACAAGAAGCTTCCACAGAGCCCATGGAAATGGACAAACCCGAGGGTTCTCAAAACGTGTGA
- the LOC121780721 gene encoding mitochondrial arginine transporter BAC2-like, with translation MDFWPEFLANSWGREFVAGGFGGTAGIIAGYPLDTLRIRQQSSSKGTAAQIFRRLVAAEGPFSLYRGMAAPLASVTFQNAIAFQTYAILSRAVDGHCSTSNDPPSYRGVALGGFGTGTIQSLVLSPVELVKIRLQLLRSPTGPRDVARGILRAEGFRGLYRGLTITVLRDAPAHGVYFSTYEYTREWLHPGCRKGGCESFGTMLLAGGLAGVASWICCYPLDVVKTRLQAQSRSTERYGGIVDCFRQSVREEGYHVLWRGLGTAVLRAFIVNGAIFTAYETALRCFFRANDSPATI, from the exons ATGGATTTCTGGCCGGAATTTCTTGCAAACAGTTGGGGGAGAGAATTTGTGGCCGGTGGATTCGGTGGCACCGCCGGAATCATCGCCGGCTATCCGCTCGATACGCTCAGAATCCGGCAGCAGAGCTCCAGCAAAGGGACGGCGGCTCAAATATTCCGGCGCCTGGTGGCTGCGGAGGGCCCCTTTTCCCTCTACCGCGGCATGGCCGCTCCTTTGGCTTCTGTAACTTTCCAG AATGCTATAGCTTTCCAAACATATGCAATCCTTTCAAGAGCAGTAGATGGGCACTGTAGTACCTCCAATGATCCACCCTCATACAGAGGAGTCGCTCTCGGCGGCTTCGGCACGGGCACCATCCAGAGCCTCGTCCTCAGCCCGGTCGAGCTGGTCAAGATCCGTCTCCAGCTGCTCCGCAGCCCCACCGGCCCACGGGACGTGGCCCGGGGCATACTCCGAGCGGAAGGCTTCCGGGGCCTGTACCGGGGCCTGACCATCACGGTACTGAGGGACGCCCCGGCCCACGGGGTCTACTTCTCGACGTACGAGTACACGAGGGAGTGGCTCCACCCGGGCTGCAGGAAGGGCGGGTGCGAGTCGTTTGGGACAATGCTGCTCGCGGGAGGGCTGGCGGGCGTGGCTAGCTGGATCTGCTGCTACCCGTTGGACGTGGTGAAGACGCGGCTGCAGGCACAGTCGAGATCGACGGAGAGATATGGTGGGATAGTGGATTGCTTCAGGCAGAGTGTGAGGGAGGAAGGGTATCATGTGTTGTGGAGAGGTTTGGGGACTGCGGTTTTGAGGGCCTTTATTGTGAATGGGGCTATCTTTACTGCTTATGAGACGGCGCTAAGGTGCTTTTTCCGGGCCAACGATAGTCCGGCCACCATTTAG